One Gemmatimonadaceae bacterium genomic window, CATGGTAGTAGCTCGGTGTTCGGCGAGAGCGTCCTGCGGCGCGAGGATGAGCGTTTTCTCACGGGGCGGGGCCGGTACACGGACGACGTGACGCTGCCCGGTACGACGCACGCCGCATTCGTGCGCAGCCCCCACGCACACGCGCGCATCCTCGCGATCGACACGAGCAGAGCACAGGCGCTGCGCGGCGTCCGTGGCGTGTTCACGGGCGCGCAGCTCGCCGGCGCGGGAGTCAACGGGATTCCCACCGCCTGGCTTCTCCCCGACATCAAGACGCCTACCCATCCGCCAATGGCGATCGACCGGGTGCGGTATGTCGGCGAGGCAGTCGCGGTGGTAATCGCCGACAATGCCTACGTCGCGCGAGACGCCGCCGATCTTGTCGTCATCGAGTACGACGTGCTCCCGGCCGTCACGGATACGGCGACCGCGGCCGACAGCGCGACCCTCGTCCACGACGACGCGCCGGCCAACCGATGCTTCCACTGGACGATCGGAGACGCCGGCGCGACGGATGCGGCGTTCGCCAGCGCCTCGCACGTCGTTAGGCAGCGGCTCGTCAACAACCGCCTCGCCGCGGTTGCCATGGAGCCGCGGTCGTCACTCGCGAGCTACGATCGCGGCACGGACGAGCTGACGCTCTGGGTGACGTCGCAGAATCCGCACGTGCACCGATTGATCATGGGTGCGTTCGTCCTCGGCATCCCCGAGCACAAGTTCCGCGTGATCGCGCCCGATGTCGGCGGTGGATTCGGCTCGAAGATCTTCATCTATCCCGAGGAGTGTGTTCTCGCCTGGACGACCAAGCAACTTGGCCGGCCCGTGAAGTGGACCGCGACGCGGAGTGAGAGTTTTCTCACGGACTCCCAGGGTCGAGACCATGTGACCGACGCCGAGCTTGCCCTCGATGCGGAGGGACGCATTCTCGGGTTGCGCGTGCGAACGGTCGCGAACCTGGGCGCGTACCTGACGCTCTTCGCGCCGTGTGTGCCGACCTATTTGTACGCGACGCTCCTCTCGGGCGTGTATCGCATCCCGGCGATTTACGCGGAAGTCGACGCGGTCTTCACGAACACAACGCCCGTCGATGCCTACCGCGGCGCGGGGCGCCCCGAAGCCGCCTACGTCGTCGAGCGGATGGTCGACCTCGCCGCGCAGCAAATCGGCTTGAATCCAGCCGCGATTCGTCGCCTGAATTTCATTTCAGCCGACAGCTTCCCGTATCAGACACCCGTCGCGCTCGTGTATGACAGCGGCAACTACGCTCCGGCCCTCGAGCTCGCGCTTCGGACCGTCGATTACCCGAAGATCCTCGAGGAGCAGGCGCAGGCGCGGCGCGATGGCCGGTACATTGGCATCGGCCTCTCGACATACATCGAGGCGTGCAGCATTGCTCCGTCGCAGGTCGTCGGATCGTTAGGTGCGCAGGCGGGCCTCTGGGAGAGCGCCTCGGTCCGCGTTCACCCAACGGGCAAGGTTTCCGTATTCACCGGCTCGCATGCGCATGGGCAGGGACACGAGACGACCTTCTCGCAGCTCGTGTCGCACGAGCTGGGAATTCCGATGGACGACATCGAGATCGTTCACGGCGACACGGGCCGCGTGCCATTCGGCATGGGAACCTACGGCAGCCGTAGCGCCGCGGTCGGCGGGACCGCGATTCACAATGCAATCATCAAGATTACCGAGAAGGCGAAGCGGCTCGCGGCACATCTTCTCGAGGCAGCACCCGAAGACGTCGTGCACGAGAATGGCCAATACTTTGTGCGCGGCGCGCCCGATCGCGGCAAGAGCTTCGGCGAGATCGCGCTCGCCGCGTATCTCGCGCACAAATACCCGAGCGACCTCGAGCCCGGCCTCGAGGCGAACAGCTTCTACGACCCGAGCAACTTCACCTTCCCCTTCGGCGCGCATGTCGCCGTCGTCGAGGTCAAACGCGACACCGGCGAAGTGAAGGTGCTTCGCTACATCGCGGTCGATGATGTCGGGAATGTGATCAATCCGATGATCGTCGACGGAATGGTGCACGGGGGCGTGACGCAGGGCATCGCCCAGGCGCTCTGGGAGGAAGTTCGCTACGACGACACGGGCCAGCCGGTAACCGCATCGCTCATGAACTACGCGGTCCCGCGAGCGGATCAATTGCCGAGCTTCGAAACCGCGCGCACGGTGACACCGACGCCAGTGAACCCGTTAGGCATCAAGGGCGCAGGGGAGACGGGCACCATCGCGGCGACACCGGCGATTGTCAACGCCGTGATGGACGCGCTCGCTCCATTTGGCGTGAAGCACCTCGATATGCCGCTCACCTCGGAGAAGCTCTGGACGGCAATGCAGACCGCTGACGGGAGGGCGTGACATGTACCCCGCACCCTTTGAATACACGGCGCCGGCGACGATCGACGAAGCGCTCGCGCTCCTCGCGGAGCACGGAGAGAACGCGAAACTGCTCGCCGGTGGCCATAGCTTGCTGCCGCTGATGAAGCTGCGCTTCGCGCAGCCAACACACGTCGTCGATTTGCGCCGCATTCCTTCCCTGCGCGGCATTCGTCGCGAGAGTGGATCGTTGATCATCGGCGCGATGACGACCTACAACGAGCTGGCGACGAGCGCGGATATCAGGGACGCCGCGCCAATCGTCGCCGATGCCGCGTCGCAGATTGGTGATCCACAAGTTCGTAACCGTGGAACCATCGGTGGCAGCCTCGCCCACGCCGATCCGGCGGCGGATCTCCCCGCGGTGATCCTCGCGCTCGGTGCGACCATCGTCGCCGTGGGACGAGCTGGGCGTCGAACGATTCACGCCGACGCGTTCTTCCGCGAGCTGTTCGCAACCGCGCTCGACCCAGAAGAGCTGCTCGCCGAGATACGGATTCCGGTATCGACCGCGCGGTCGGGTAGCGCCTACGCCAAGCATCCGCATCCCGCGAGTCGATTTGCTCTCGTTGGCGTTGCGGCGACGGTGGACCTCGAGCGGATGAGTGATCGAATCCAACGCGTCCGCGTTGCGGTCACGGGTTTCGGGACCACGCCGTTACGGGCGATCCGCGTCGAGGAAGTGCTTGCGGGTCGTACCGCGGATCCCGACACCATTGCGGTCGCAGCGATGGAGCTCGACGCCGGCGCTCAAGGAGGCGACGCGTACAAGGTGCAACTTGCGCGCGTGTGTGCAGACGCCGCGTTGCGTCGCGCCGCGGAGCGGGCTCGGTAGGCACAGTATTCGCCGGCTACGCGAAGAGGAAGTAGCATCGCGAGCGCGTGGCGCCCCATTTGCAACAGTCTCCCTCCGCTGTCATACCCGAACCGAGTGGAGGGAGGAACGCGATGGCCGAAATTCGTGTCGAGCCGCAGCAACGCGGACGTGGACGGCTTTGGCTGCTGATCCTTCTGCTCATCATCGTCGTCGCCGCCGTGTGGTACTTCATGAGCAGGCGAAACGCAGGCGGCGTGGCCACTGCGTCGACACCGGCTCCCGCGTCCGCACCAGCGACGACACCCTAACAAGCAGGAGGCGGTGAGATGGCGGACATCGATCGCGACCGGCAGCGCGATGCAGCCGGCGTGGGACCGTACGCGCGCGACGCCGAGCGGCTCGTTCCGCTCGAGGATCTGGGGAGTTGGGATGTCGCCGAAGGCGAGCCCGATATTCGTGGGTGGGAAGTTCGCACGGTGGGCGGTCGCGACCTCGGCAAAGTGAAGGAGCTACTTGTCGATCCGGACGCGCACGAAGTCGTGATGCTCGACGTCGATCTCACCGGAAGCGATCAGCACGCGCTCGTGCCGCTGCGCATGGTGGAGATCGATCGCCCGCGTCGTGTCGTGCGGATGGACTCGGCGGACCTCACTCCGGCCGAGCGCGAGGCCGTCGGCGAGGCGAAAGAGAAACGCGCCGAACGCCGTGAGTGGTCGGACTCCGGGCGGGTGCGCTACGCTGGCCGCGCCGACGAGGAGAAGGTGGTCGAGCGTCGGCCGATGGTCGAAGAGGTAGTCGTTAGGCGGCGGGTCGTGGAGGATGCAAAGGACGAAGCAGCGCCGCGCCGGCTCGACGACGCGGATCGCTCGGAGCGATCGGACTAGCGGCCTCTGGACGGTTACTTATCGCCCGTACTGAGCTTCGGCAGTCCCGCGCGCTCGAGCTGCGTGCTGACCGCGGGAACATCCTTGGTACGAAGCGTGGACCACGCGGCGAGGAGCGACGCCAGCTGGCGCTGAAGGTCTGCAACGGCGGCAAGTACTTGCGTCGTCGGCGCACGGTCGCTGCCGTGGACGATGGCGTAGACCGCGGCAAGCTCGCCGTTGAGCGCCGTGAACGAGCTTGCCGTGCCGCCGCGGCGACCACCGCGACCACCGCGACCACCGCGACCGCCGCCACCGCCGCCCTCGAGTCCCGCTGCTTTCGCGTCGAGGGCAGCGATCGCGTCTCCGACGGATGCGCTGGCACGCTCCCGGGCCGCGCGTAATTCGGCGCGCAGTGCACGGATCTGCGCGAGGGCGTCCGAGTCCTGACGAAGGGCGTGCGTTACTTGCTGCGCGGCAGCGAATTGCTGGCGGAGATCGGCCAGCGGCGTCTTCACACGAGGATCCATTCGCACGATGAGTGGCTGCGTGAGGGACTTACCGCCAGCCGTTAGGCGCACGGTGTACTGACCAGGTAGCGCCCATGGACCGCGGGGCTCGCGCGGTGTGTCGCGCAGAATGGCCGCGATGGGATAGGCGGTGCTGAGCACGGCCGGGCGCTCGTAGGTGAGATCCCAGACGAAGCGATGCATACCCGGCGCCGCCGAGAGGACGTGCGTCTGACGGATCCAATACGCGGGGATGTTCCCGATGTCGGACGCGGCCATCGCCGTATCGGTGCTGGCGTAATGCCTAACGACTCGGCTCGATGCGTCGAGAATCTCGAGCGTCGCCGGGCCGGTCGTACCCGCACCGATGACGTAATCGAGGATGGCGCCGTCCGGTGGATTCTCGCCCGCCGGTTCGTCAGGCGGTATCGGCGTATCCGTGTTCTTGTTCCAGCGAAATCGCGTCGCGACTTGGGGCGCGAAGAGCGTTGTCGTCATCGATTGTGGCTTGGCCGCCGCCAACTGCCGCAAGGCCGTGATATCGTCGAGGATCCAGAAGCTGCGGCCGTGCGTGGCGAGGACGATGTCATCGTCCTTGATGACGAGATCGCGAATCGATGTCGCCGGCATGTTGAGCCGGAGCGACTGCCAGTGATCGCCGTCGTCGAACGAGACCCAGACGTGCGTCTCGGAGCCGGCGAAGAGCAGCCCGCGGCGCTTCGGATCTTCGCGCACGACGTTGATGATCGCTCCACTATCGATGCCGGTGACGATCTCCGTCCAGTTCTTGCCGCCGTCTCGCGTCCGCCAGATGTGCGGGCGAAGATCATCGCGGCGGAAGGTGTTCACGGCGGCATACGCCGTGTTCGCGTCGAAGTGCGACGCGTCCATGAGCGAGATCTTGCTCCACGGTGCGGCGCGGAGTACGGCCGGCGTCACGTCGCGCCAGTTCTTGCCGCCGTCCGTCGTGAGATGTATGAGGCCGTCGTCACTTCCCGCCCAGATCACGTCCTCGCGCAATGGCGACAGCGCGAGAGTGTAGATCACGCCCGGATGGCGTGAAGCAGCCACGGGCTCACCAGCGTACTTGCCGACATTCGGCGGCACGACCGAATCGGTGCGGGTGAGATCAGGACTGATCTGCTGCCAACTGCGTCCGCCGGTGAGCGTTTTCCAAACCACGTTCGACGCGAAGAAGAGGGCGTGTGGATCGAGCGGCGAGAAAAGCAAGGGCGCGGTGCGGAGAACACGATAGTCACTCGCACGCAATGCCTTCGGCGCAATCTCCTGGACGTCCCCCGTGCGCCGATCATAGCGCGTCACTTTGCCACCGTACACGATGTCGGGATCGAGCGGATCGGGAGCAACGTATCCGTACTCTTCGACTCCGACCGGATGCCAATCACGAAAAGTGATCTCACCGTCGTCGCCGCGGCTCGAGACGCACGCCGATCCCGACTCCTGCTGACCGCTGCAGACGCGATACGGAAATGCGTTGTCGGTGATGACGTGATAGAATGCTGCCGTGGGCTGGTTGTACCACGAGCTCCAACTCTCGCCACCATTCACCGTCACGATCGCGCCCTGATCGCCGGCGACGAGCATCGTATTCGGATCGTTTGGGTTGATCCAGATCCTGTGATAATCGTCGCCGCCCGGCGCGCCACGGAGCGCAGCGAAGGTCTTCCCCCCGTCGACGGACTTCCACGTCACCACGCTCGCCGTGTAGACGATGTCGGGATTCCTCGGGTCGACCTTGACCTCGGCGAAGTCCGACGCGCGGCCAGCGACGCGACTATCTTGAGTAACTTTATACCAGTTCTCGCCGGCATCGTCCGAGCGATAGAGACCGCTGTTGCGATTCGCGTCCACGGTCGCGAACATGCGGCTGGGCATCGTCGGCGCGACCGTGATACCGATGCGTCCGAGGCCGTCCTGCTCGAAGGTCGGAAGCCCCTTCCCGATCTGACGCCAGGTCGTACCGCCATCGATCGATTTGAACAGGCCGCTGCCTGGCCCCGAGAACTGTCCATTCTCCCAGGGCGCCTGACGGGCCTCCCAAAGCACGGCGTACACGATCATCGGGTCGGCAGGGTCGAGAATGACGTCGACGCCGCCGGTGCTCTCGTCCTTGTATAGAACTTTCTCGAACATGGAACCGCCGTTGCTGGATCGGTAGATCCCTCGCTCGGCGTTCGGCCCGTACGGATGACCGAGGACCGCGACGAAAAGGCGATTCGGGTCGCGTGGATCGACGACGATCTGCGGTATTTGCTGACCGTCGCGCAGTCCCAGATGCGACCACGACTTCCCGCCATCGGTCGACTTGTAGATCCCGTCGCCCGTCGAGAGGTCCGGTCGCTGCAAGCCTTCGCCGCTGCCGACATAGACCACACTCGGATTCGAGGGCGCGATCGCGATGGCGCCGATCGAGCCTGTCGGTTGGTCATCGAAGATCGGCTTCCAGGTGCGACCGTAATCAGTGGTCTTCCAGACGCCGCCGTCGACCACGCCGATATAGAAGACGTTAGGCTGATTCGGGATTCCCGCCGCGGCCTTGGTGCGGCTCGCGCGGTGCGGGCCGATCATGCGCCACTTCATCTCCCCGAACAGCTGCGGAGCGACCTGTTGTGCTTTGAGTGCAGATGCGACGAGTGTAAGAAGGACTGCCATCCTGAGCGACGCAAGAAGTTGTCTCATCATTTGAAAATGTTCTTGGGAATCATGACGTGGACGCCGAGCGTCCCGTCGACGAGCTCGGTGATATCGACATCGCACGCGACGCTTGTGAGCATATAGGCATCGTCGCGCGACAAGCCCTTCGTTGTGACGAGAAAGTTGATCGCCTCGCGCACGGCTTGCTTCGTCGCCGTGACGAGATTCGAGTCGATGCCCATCGTGATCCAGTGTGTCGGTGTCTCGGCTCGCGGCATTGTGAGATGCAGATCCTTACGGACGATGAGCTTGAAGCGCCCCGTGAGCGACGTCTCCATCGCGGTGATGTCCACCTCGCCATTGCCCTGCCCTGCGTGGCCGTCGCCGATCTCGAGAAGCGCACCCTTGGCCCAGACCGGGATGTACAGGGTCGTTCCGGCGACGAGCTCCTTGTTGTCGAGATTCCCGGCGTGAATGCCGGGCGGCGCGCTGCTGATCCGGCCCATCGACGCTGGTGGCGCAACACCGATACTCCCGAAGAACGGATGCAGCGGCACCGTTATCCCAGGCGCGAATTGCGCCGTCATGTGCTTTTTGTCGAGCGGGATGATCTTCGTTTTAGCGTATTCGTAATCCTCGGGCAGGAAGCCGCGACGAGGGCCGAAGCCATTGTAGGCATACGGAATCGCAAGTTCGATCGACTCGATGCGGATCTCGAGAACGTCGCCCGAGTCCGCGCCTTCGACATAGATCGGGCCCGTGAGGATATGTCCACCGGGCCCGCGGACTTTCACCGAATCGTAGATCGCGCGAAGGGATGTCTGGATGTCCGCCGGCTTCACGCCGACCTGCTCGAGACGCGTCGGACTGGACGTGATTTCCGTCCCGACGATGACCTCGTCGCCCGAGTGTACGCGAAGGACCGGTGTCGCTGCTGCATCGTAGTAACCGAAGGCCACGGTGGCCGGCGACGGCATGAGGGTATGGACGCGCTGCGCATGCGCTACGGCCGCGCTCGCAAGCATTGTGAGTGTTATCGCGAGTCGAGTCATGTTCCGGAGAAGTGATGTGTCGCAGTCGGTCAGATGAGCCGGGCGAAAGGTGCGTAGAGCCGCGCGACGGTGCCAGAGGCGTGTTACACGGCACTCTCGCGGGCGTCATCTGCAGTGAGCCAACTGCCTCCGAAAATGCCGATCCGCACTCCTGCCCGTGGCGCGAACGAGTCGCGGCAGAGCGGAGCCAATCCGCTCCGGGAGAAGGCGTTCGCGGCGCTCCACGGGGTGACGCGCGAGCTGAGCATCCAGCGCAAGATTCGCTTGCTGCCGACGATCGGCGGCGCGGCCATGTTCGCCATTCTCGTGATGACGATCGCGTTCGGAATGTTGAGCCGTCACAGCACAACGCGGATCCGCGACGGTTATTACCCGTCGGCACGGCTCAGCGCCGACCTGCGCGAGCGACTCGCGGCAATGGAGCACCGCTTTGATGATGCCAGCATCACGAAGC contains:
- a CDS encoding molybdopterin cofactor-binding domain-containing protein: MSQAHGSSSVFGESVLRREDERFLTGRGRYTDDVTLPGTTHAAFVRSPHAHARILAIDTSRAQALRGVRGVFTGAQLAGAGVNGIPTAWLLPDIKTPTHPPMAIDRVRYVGEAVAVVIADNAYVARDAADLVVIEYDVLPAVTDTATAADSATLVHDDAPANRCFHWTIGDAGATDAAFASASHVVRQRLVNNRLAAVAMEPRSSLASYDRGTDELTLWVTSQNPHVHRLIMGAFVLGIPEHKFRVIAPDVGGGFGSKIFIYPEECVLAWTTKQLGRPVKWTATRSESFLTDSQGRDHVTDAELALDAEGRILGLRVRTVANLGAYLTLFAPCVPTYLYATLLSGVYRIPAIYAEVDAVFTNTTPVDAYRGAGRPEAAYVVERMVDLAAQQIGLNPAAIRRLNFISADSFPYQTPVALVYDSGNYAPALELALRTVDYPKILEEQAQARRDGRYIGIGLSTYIEACSIAPSQVVGSLGAQAGLWESASVRVHPTGKVSVFTGSHAHGQGHETTFSQLVSHELGIPMDDIEIVHGDTGRVPFGMGTYGSRSAAVGGTAIHNAIIKITEKAKRLAAHLLEAAPEDVVHENGQYFVRGAPDRGKSFGEIALAAYLAHKYPSDLEPGLEANSFYDPSNFTFPFGAHVAVVEVKRDTGEVKVLRYIAVDDVGNVINPMIVDGMVHGGVTQGIAQALWEEVRYDDTGQPVTASLMNYAVPRADQLPSFETARTVTPTPVNPLGIKGAGETGTIAATPAIVNAVMDALAPFGVKHLDMPLTSEKLWTAMQTADGRA
- a CDS encoding xanthine dehydrogenase family protein subunit M gives rise to the protein MYPAPFEYTAPATIDEALALLAEHGENAKLLAGGHSLLPLMKLRFAQPTHVVDLRRIPSLRGIRRESGSLIIGAMTTYNELATSADIRDAAPIVADAASQIGDPQVRNRGTIGGSLAHADPAADLPAVILALGATIVAVGRAGRRTIHADAFFRELFATALDPEELLAEIRIPVSTARSGSAYAKHPHPASRFALVGVAATVDLERMSDRIQRVRVAVTGFGTTPLRAIRVEEVLAGRTADPDTIAVAAMELDAGAQGGDAYKVQLARVCADAALRRAAERAR
- a CDS encoding PRC-barrel domain-containing protein: MADIDRDRQRDAAGVGPYARDAERLVPLEDLGSWDVAEGEPDIRGWEVRTVGGRDLGKVKELLVDPDAHEVVMLDVDLTGSDQHALVPLRMVEIDRPRRVVRMDSADLTPAEREAVGEAKEKRAERREWSDSGRVRYAGRADEEKVVERRPMVEEVVVRRRVVEDAKDEAAPRRLDDADRSERSD
- a CDS encoding acetamidase/formamidase family protein, encoding MTRLAITLTMLASAAVAHAQRVHTLMPSPATVAFGYYDAAATPVLRVHSGDEVIVGTEITSSPTRLEQVGVKPADIQTSLRAIYDSVKVRGPGGHILTGPIYVEGADSGDVLEIRIESIELAIPYAYNGFGPRRGFLPEDYEYAKTKIIPLDKKHMTAQFAPGITVPLHPFFGSIGVAPPASMGRISSAPPGIHAGNLDNKELVAGTTLYIPVWAKGALLEIGDGHAGQGNGEVDITAMETSLTGRFKLIVRKDLHLTMPRAETPTHWITMGIDSNLVTATKQAVREAINFLVTTKGLSRDDAYMLTSVACDVDITELVDGTLGVHVMIPKNIFK